Proteins from a single region of Runella sp. SP2:
- a CDS encoding carboxylesterase/lipase family protein, with protein MKNWGFVILFLLSCRVAIAQQSSVVKTNYGLVEGYITPSKIHVFKGVPYAAPPVGENRWKAPMPLVSWKGKKVCRIYGPNAMQEKPAPFRGYTVEFLPPVAPISEDCLYLNIWTNSASKTAKKGVLVWIHGGAFMGGGSAVPIYDGEALAKKGIVVVSINYRVNVFGFLAHSELSAESPTKSSGNYGLLDQIAALRWVKENIQNFGGDPNNITIAGQSAGSMSVNCLVSSPLAAGLFQKAIAESGACFTSGNPLIKTPSMQQEEQEGANFLKKCNVSSIKELRALPAEVIVQNVKRFFAPVIDGYVLPEAIPAIVAQKKDNPIILLTGWNEYEGGKKVPPTTLNDFQASVEKQFKENSSKVLSAYAPINDQDVAVKKGKLESDLIFGLQNYTWANLHSKNGSKVYMYRFAQDIKPKGDALYGAFHTAEVPFAFDNLKFFNRNWEQQDHQMAKAMSSYWVNFVKNGNPNGASLPQWQPYDSEKKMIMMFNEKPSAVSLPDAGALDVLYSLLKY; from the coding sequence ATGAAAAATTGGGGTTTTGTTATCTTATTCTTGCTTTCTTGTAGGGTTGCCATAGCACAACAAAGTAGCGTTGTAAAGACCAATTATGGTTTAGTAGAAGGCTATATTACACCAAGCAAGATACATGTTTTCAAGGGTGTTCCTTATGCAGCCCCACCCGTGGGCGAAAACCGCTGGAAAGCTCCTATGCCGCTGGTTTCGTGGAAAGGCAAAAAAGTTTGTCGAATATATGGCCCCAATGCCATGCAGGAGAAACCTGCCCCTTTCAGAGGATATACAGTGGAGTTTCTTCCGCCCGTAGCACCCATTAGCGAAGACTGCCTCTACTTAAATATTTGGACCAACTCAGCCAGCAAAACAGCCAAAAAAGGTGTGTTGGTTTGGATTCATGGCGGAGCTTTTATGGGAGGGGGCAGTGCTGTACCGATTTATGATGGTGAAGCTTTGGCTAAAAAAGGCATTGTAGTCGTAAGCATCAATTACCGAGTAAATGTATTTGGTTTTTTAGCTCATTCGGAGCTTTCTGCCGAATCGCCCACCAAAAGCTCTGGTAATTATGGCTTGTTAGACCAGATTGCAGCCTTACGTTGGGTAAAAGAAAATATTCAAAACTTTGGTGGCGACCCCAACAATATTACCATTGCAGGGCAGTCGGCTGGCTCGATGAGCGTCAATTGCTTGGTGAGTTCGCCGCTTGCCGCTGGACTTTTTCAAAAAGCTATTGCCGAAAGTGGTGCTTGTTTTACCAGTGGGAATCCGCTTATAAAAACGCCTTCTATGCAACAAGAAGAACAAGAAGGGGCTAATTTCTTGAAAAAATGCAATGTTTCATCAATCAAAGAACTAAGGGCGTTGCCTGCCGAGGTAATCGTACAAAATGTCAAACGTTTTTTTGCTCCTGTGATTGATGGCTATGTATTGCCAGAGGCTATTCCTGCCATTGTTGCCCAGAAAAAAGACAATCCTATTATTTTGCTTACAGGCTGGAATGAATATGAGGGAGGCAAAAAAGTACCCCCAACAACTTTGAACGATTTTCAAGCATCGGTTGAAAAACAATTCAAAGAAAATAGTAGCAAAGTATTGTCTGCTTATGCACCAATCAACGACCAAGACGTAGCCGTAAAAAAAGGCAAATTGGAAAGTGACTTAATCTTTGGTTTGCAAAATTATACATGGGCAAATCTCCATTCAAAAAATGGGAGTAAGGTATATATGTATCGTTTTGCCCAAGACATCAAACCCAAAGGCGATGCCCTCTACGGAGCTTTTCACACGGCAGAAGTTCCTTTTGCCTTTGATAATTTGAAGTTTTTTAATCGGAATTGGGAACAACAAGACCACCAAATGGCGAAGGCAATGTCGTCGTATTGGGTCAATTTTGTCAAAAATGGTAATCCGAATGGTGCATCTTTACCCCAATGGCAACCTTATGATAGCGAAAAGAAAATGATTATGATGTTCAATGAAAAGCCTTCGGCGGTTAGCTTACCAGATGCTGGGGCGTTGGATGTCCTTTATTCGCTATTGAAGTATTGA
- a CDS encoding TIM barrel protein, producing the protein MNTFKLKYAPHFGTFASAGSDLIDQIKYSADLGFTAFEDNAFSGVPMPNLMGIGMLGQTPEYLDKIGKTLSDLNMEMGTFVMGPVNWPPNAAFTSGKEEFRNIFLDKCRQAVEVGKRLNGKYVTVVPDAADPTLPYEIQTANVLESLKRAAEIFEPHGMVMLLEPLSFPPQVYLKTSAQCYLLAKAVNSPACKILFDLFHLQQNEGHLQRNIDLVWDEIGYFQIGDVPQRFEPGTGEINHEIVFKHIYQKSLATGKNFIFGMEHYNSVAGIEGEQKLLDMYKYLDNSL; encoded by the coding sequence ATGAATACTTTCAAACTCAAATACGCCCCCCATTTTGGGACATTCGCTTCGGCAGGAAGCGACCTTATCGACCAAATTAAATACTCGGCCGACTTAGGCTTTACCGCTTTTGAAGACAATGCCTTTTCGGGCGTACCCATGCCCAATTTGATGGGCATAGGGATGCTCGGACAAACGCCTGAGTACTTAGATAAAATTGGCAAAACGCTTTCCGACTTAAATATGGAAATGGGAACGTTTGTGATGGGGCCCGTCAATTGGCCACCCAATGCAGCGTTTACGTCGGGTAAAGAGGAATTTAGAAATATCTTTTTAGACAAATGTCGTCAAGCCGTAGAAGTAGGCAAACGCCTCAACGGCAAATACGTCACCGTTGTGCCAGATGCCGCAGACCCTACCTTGCCTTACGAAATCCAAACGGCGAATGTACTGGAAAGCCTCAAAAGAGCCGCCGAAATTTTCGAGCCTCATGGCATGGTAATGCTACTCGAACCGCTCAGTTTTCCGCCACAAGTCTATCTTAAAACTTCGGCACAATGCTATTTATTGGCAAAAGCCGTGAATAGCCCTGCCTGCAAAATTCTGTTCGATTTGTTTCATTTACAACAAAACGAAGGGCATTTGCAACGCAACATAGATTTGGTTTGGGACGAAATCGGCTATTTCCAGATTGGCGATGTACCCCAACGTTTTGAACCCGGTACAGGCGAAATCAACCACGAGATAGTATTCAAGCACATTTATCAAAAATCATTAGCAACAGGCAAAAACTTCATTTTTGGCATGGAACATTACAATTCGGTGGCAGGAATAGAGGGCGAGCAAAAACTACTGGATATGTACAAATATCTTGATAATTCATTGTAA